A single genomic interval of uncultured Pseudodesulfovibrio sp. harbors:
- a CDS encoding Rrf2 family transcriptional regulator, translating to MRLTTRSRYGTRMAIDIAQHCGPGPVRIQDIAERQGVSIKYLEKLIRKLKEAGFVKSKRGPRGGHTLARPASEILMGDMVRVLEGDACLVECRAGTDACDRMDICLTRRLWHEAAEAMYAHLNSVSLADMLRDVEQCAQSDTPPILMD from the coding sequence ATGAGGCTGACAACACGTAGCCGGTACGGGACACGGATGGCGATAGACATCGCGCAGCACTGCGGGCCCGGTCCGGTGAGAATTCAGGATATAGCCGAGCGGCAGGGCGTTTCCATCAAGTATCTGGAAAAGCTGATTCGCAAACTCAAGGAAGCGGGATTCGTCAAGAGCAAGCGCGGTCCCCGTGGCGGGCACACGCTGGCCAGACCTGCTTCGGAAATCCTCATGGGAGACATGGTGCGCGTGCTTGAAGGCGATGCCTGTCTGGTGGAGTGTCGGGCCGGAACCGATGCGTGTGACCGGATGGATATCTGCCTGACGCGTCGGTTGTGGCACGAAGCGGCTGAGGCCATGTATGCCCACCTTAATAGCGTTTCTTTGGCGGACATGCTCAGGGACGTCGAACAGTGTGCACAGTCGGACACTCCGCCGATTCTGATGGATTGA
- a CDS encoding DUF6790 family protein — protein MFMIYLTVVAVVVSACNVVFFDGSIAGALLRWLLVFPVGFGSVWAFLGHFFKSDEVAGYIGWPAGNPFQKEVAFANLAVGTCGLLSAFLDDGFRFATIVFVSVFLVGAFLVHTGEQKRSGNFNPGNAGPIYFTDLGIPLALWVLLFIA, from the coding sequence ATGTTCATGATCTACCTGACGGTTGTGGCGGTGGTCGTTTCTGCCTGCAATGTTGTTTTTTTCGATGGTTCCATTGCGGGGGCGCTCTTGCGGTGGCTGCTGGTTTTCCCGGTTGGATTCGGTAGCGTGTGGGCCTTTCTCGGTCATTTTTTCAAGTCCGACGAGGTGGCCGGATATATCGGCTGGCCCGCAGGGAATCCTTTTCAGAAAGAGGTCGCATTCGCCAATCTCGCCGTTGGGACATGTGGGCTGCTGAGCGCTTTTCTTGATGACGGGTTCCGGTTTGCTACCATCGTGTTCGTGTCGGTTTTTCTGGTCGGGGCCTTTCTGGTTCATACCGGTGAGCAGAAAAGAAGCGGCAACTTCAACCCCGGTAACGCAGGTCCCATCTATTTTACCGACCTTGGTATTCCTCTCGCCTTATGGGTGCTCCTTTTCATCGCCTGA
- a CDS encoding hemolysin III family protein — protein MIQSLRDPVSGLTHCIAAALAVFATVLLILRSVSPVMPWHIVTFSIFGGGMILLYTASTLYHWLPLSDKGILVLRRVDHSMIFFYIAATYTPICLIPLRGPWGWSIFGVIWGLALAGIVLKVFWMTAPRWLSTAIYLAMGWLVLVGIYPLTQNMSLAAFLWLLGGGVVYSIGAVVYALKWPDPFPKVFGFHEIFHIFVIGGSFCHFVVMYWYV, from the coding sequence ATGATACAAAGTCTTCGTGATCCGGTCAGCGGTCTGACGCATTGCATCGCCGCTGCGCTTGCTGTTTTTGCCACTGTGCTGCTTATTCTGCGTTCGGTAAGTCCGGTCATGCCGTGGCATATCGTGACGTTTTCCATTTTCGGCGGCGGCATGATCCTGCTGTATACCGCGAGCACACTGTATCACTGGTTGCCGTTGTCGGATAAGGGAATCCTGGTCCTGCGCCGCGTCGACCATTCCATGATTTTCTTCTATATTGCGGCGACCTACACGCCTATCTGTCTCATTCCTCTGCGCGGGCCGTGGGGGTGGTCCATTTTTGGCGTCATCTGGGGGCTGGCCTTGGCCGGGATCGTGCTGAAGGTGTTCTGGATGACTGCTCCCCGTTGGCTTTCAACCGCGATTTATCTGGCCATGGGCTGGCTGGTGCTCGTGGGGATTTATCCTTTGACGCAGAACATGTCGCTCGCCGCGTTCCTCTGGCTGCTCGGCGGCGGTGTGGTGTATAGCATCGGGGCCGTGGTGTATGCCCTGAAGTGGCCGGACCCTTTTCCCAAGGTTTTCGGGTTTCACGAAATTTTCCATATTTTCGTCATCGGCGGCAGTTTCTGCCATTTCGTAGTTATGTACTGGTACGTGTAG
- a CDS encoding class I SAM-dependent methyltransferase, with product MLVMFREFFSRQARKPSGLFGRLLAARIFDKGNAALNRHMISLVDASGSDRILEIGFGTGQALDRMAASLTDGVAEGIDFSEAMLKVAGQRNRHHISVGRVKLTLGDFGGAAYGQESFDTVCSTNTIYFWSEPEATMGAIFDVLKPGGVLVLGFVAKERMDTMPLSTDVFRSYSPDEVLALAEGAGFTRADVHGHAHGEYCIKAFK from the coding sequence ATGCTTGTGATGTTCAGGGAGTTCTTTTCGCGTCAGGCCCGCAAACCCAGCGGGTTGTTTGGCCGTTTGCTGGCTGCAAGGATTTTTGACAAGGGAAATGCCGCATTGAACAGGCATATGATCTCTCTGGTGGATGCGTCTGGCAGCGACCGCATTCTGGAGATCGGGTTCGGGACCGGTCAGGCCTTGGACCGGATGGCTGCCTCCCTGACGGACGGGGTTGCCGAGGGAATCGATTTTTCAGAGGCCATGCTGAAAGTGGCAGGCCAGCGCAACCGGCATCATATCTCCGTAGGCCGGGTCAAGCTGACTCTGGGCGATTTTGGCGGAGCTGCGTATGGTCAGGAGAGTTTTGACACGGTGTGTTCAACCAATACCATTTATTTCTGGTCTGAACCCGAGGCCACTATGGGTGCCATATTTGATGTCTTGAAACCGGGCGGGGTGCTTGTTCTCGGATTCGTGGCCAAGGAGCGGATGGACACCATGCCGCTCAGTACGGATGTTTTCCGTTCCTATTCGCCGGACGAGGTGCTGGCCTTGGCTGAAGGAGCCGGTTTTACCCGTGCGGACGTCCACGGGCACGCTCATGGGGAATACTGCATCAAGGCATTCAAATAG
- a CDS encoding sugar phosphate isomerase/epimerase family protein — protein sequence MGKKMKLGLHTYTLHLWGLGQNWGMVAEPRPKKMNLTQLMDKAVEWGLDGLHITGCDLEAKDDQRLKEVKEAAEAHGLYLEYNFSLDEEFDPRLTDSVKEGIRIAEKIGADLGKISLDIRRPRPLYGSCFHPQVMKQLCDVYDEVMAALPLLEQTGIKLALENHTETFADEILWLIDKIDHPLVGACVDTVNSMGVLENPESAVDKLAPYAFSNHFCDHKLDRDQFGIRFHGVALGDGDIDCFKTYNTIKEVSPTDRITFEIEWDMGEDSLEVARDKQMDACIQSIKYARDVLKIGM from the coding sequence ATGGGTAAGAAAATGAAATTGGGATTGCACACCTACACACTTCATCTTTGGGGACTCGGTCAGAACTGGGGTATGGTTGCGGAACCGCGTCCCAAGAAGATGAACCTGACACAGTTAATGGACAAGGCCGTGGAATGGGGGCTGGACGGTCTTCACATCACGGGCTGTGATCTGGAAGCCAAAGACGATCAGCGCCTGAAAGAGGTCAAGGAAGCCGCCGAAGCCCACGGGCTTTATCTGGAATACAACTTCTCGCTGGACGAAGAGTTCGACCCCCGCTTGACCGACTCCGTGAAAGAAGGCATCCGCATCGCCGAAAAGATCGGCGCGGATCTGGGCAAGATCAGTCTGGATATCCGCCGCCCCCGTCCTCTCTACGGCAGTTGCTTCCACCCGCAAGTCATGAAACAGCTGTGCGACGTCTATGATGAAGTCATGGCCGCGCTTCCACTTCTGGAACAAACCGGCATAAAGCTGGCTCTGGAAAACCATACCGAGACGTTTGCCGATGAAATCCTGTGGTTGATCGACAAAATCGACCACCCGCTTGTGGGGGCCTGCGTGGACACGGTGAATTCAATGGGCGTCCTTGAAAACCCGGAGTCGGCAGTGGATAAACTGGCACCCTATGCTTTTTCCAACCACTTCTGCGATCACAAACTGGACCGCGACCAGTTCGGCATTCGGTTCCACGGAGTCGCATTGGGAGACGGAGATATCGACTGCTTCAAGACCTACAACACCATAAAAGAGGTTTCCCCCACCGACCGCATCACCTTTGAGATCGAATGGGATATGGGCGAAGACTCCCTTGAGGTCGCCCGTGACAAACAAATGGATGCCTGCATCCAGAGCATCAAGTATGCTCGTGACGTGCTTAAAATCGGAATGTAA
- a CDS encoding sigma 54-interacting transcriptional regulator — MNSDTIHHLFPDIDPGSIPFLSIFDQFYMGVVITDTTGTILYFNDVQARIDNLDPNDVIGKKVMDCYRVDDDDTPIMKCVNSGETVNDFACYYRTRLGKVVNSIHNVYPLFSNGTLIGTICFVRDYSITRQTFETISQPHASREIRTFNIPAPPTRNRDRGNGTRFTFNDIIGNSPEFVTAVESARVASNSPSSIMLYGETGTGKELLAQSIHNQSARKDKPFTAINCAAIPEHLLEGILFGTAKGAFTGALDKQGLFEQADGGTLFLDEINSMSIGLQAKLLRVIQERKVRRIGSLKETDMDIRIISSVNEDPHQAAERGALRYDLLYRLGVLIIRIPPLRERVGDLEKLIRHFLHKYSLLLDKKINAISADVMDLFHNHHWTGNVRELEHVIEGAVNLVTEGEAIAIRHLPAHIRETATSTSHTSPDSRAYHSQTKTPPCPTAPLNVIFPTDSQAPATVSARPRKSLAKIQADNESRTIREMLSFFQGNVSRAARNLGISPQLLNYKMKKYNILRKDFLL; from the coding sequence ATGAACTCAGACACAATTCACCATCTCTTTCCGGATATCGATCCCGGCTCCATTCCGTTCCTTTCCATTTTCGACCAATTTTACATGGGTGTGGTCATAACGGACACCACCGGCACAATTCTCTACTTCAACGACGTTCAGGCACGCATCGACAACCTTGACCCCAATGACGTGATAGGGAAAAAGGTCATGGACTGTTACCGCGTGGACGATGATGACACTCCCATCATGAAATGCGTGAACTCAGGCGAAACCGTCAACGATTTTGCCTGCTATTATCGCACCCGGCTGGGAAAAGTCGTCAATTCCATCCACAACGTGTACCCGCTTTTTTCCAATGGCACGCTCATCGGCACGATCTGCTTTGTCCGGGATTACAGCATCACACGGCAGACCTTTGAGACCATTTCCCAGCCCCATGCGAGCCGCGAAATTCGGACCTTCAACATTCCGGCCCCCCCCACCAGAAACCGGGACCGGGGAAACGGCACCCGTTTTACATTCAATGATATCATCGGAAATTCTCCTGAATTCGTCACTGCGGTGGAATCAGCCCGAGTGGCATCGAATTCTCCGTCCTCCATCATGCTCTACGGCGAAACCGGGACCGGCAAGGAGCTTCTGGCCCAATCCATCCACAACCAGAGCGCACGAAAGGACAAGCCGTTTACCGCAATCAACTGTGCGGCAATTCCCGAACACCTGCTGGAGGGAATCCTTTTCGGGACCGCCAAAGGCGCTTTTACCGGCGCATTGGACAAACAGGGACTTTTCGAACAGGCCGACGGCGGCACTCTTTTCCTTGACGAAATCAACTCCATGTCCATCGGATTGCAGGCCAAACTGCTGCGGGTCATTCAGGAGCGCAAAGTTCGGCGTATCGGCTCCCTGAAAGAGACTGACATGGATATCCGTATCATCAGCTCAGTGAATGAGGACCCGCATCAAGCTGCCGAAAGAGGAGCCCTTCGGTATGACCTGCTCTATCGACTGGGTGTCCTGATCATCCGGATACCGCCACTCCGGGAACGGGTGGGGGATCTGGAAAAACTGATTCGTCATTTTCTCCACAAATACAGTCTCCTGCTCGACAAAAAAATCAACGCCATCTCTGCCGACGTGATGGACCTGTTTCACAATCACCACTGGACCGGCAATGTCCGGGAACTGGAGCATGTCATAGAAGGGGCGGTCAATCTCGTCACGGAAGGGGAAGCAATCGCCATCCGGCACCTTCCTGCCCACATCCGGGAAACGGCCACCTCGACCTCCCACACATCTCCTGATTCCCGCGCCTATCATTCTCAAACAAAGACGCCCCCATGTCCGACAGCTCCTTTGAACGTCATCTTTCCAACCGACTCTCAAGCGCCTGCCACGGTTTCGGCCCGCCCTCGAAAGTCCCTTGCGAAAATTCAGGCTGACAATGAAAGCCGGACGATTCGCGAGATGCTGTCGTTTTTTCAAGGCAATGTTTCAAGGGCCGCAAGAAACCTGGGGATTTCTCCTCAATTGCTCAATTACAAAATGAAAAAATACAACATACTTCGCAAAGATTTTCTCCTGTAG
- the prxU gene encoding thioredoxin-dependent peroxiredoxin (Most members of this family contain a selenocysteine.) produces MPEKKAISCARPTGGVVGEPASEKTSPTEPIQTKGEASMIQVGKQAPDFTAPAYMNGDFGVVQLSEYLGKWVVLCFYPGDFTFVUATEISAVAEKNDEFEKLDAQVLSMSTDSMFVHKMWVDHELSKMVTSRTIPFPMLSDAGGNVGSIYGVYDENAGVDVRGRFLIDPDGIVQAYEMLTPPVGRNVSETLRQIQAFQLVRESKGTQATPSGWKPGKAVLTPGPNLVGKVWEEWKVSQAFE; encoded by the coding sequence ATGCCAGAGAAAAAAGCCATTTCCTGTGCACGTCCCACGGGCGGTGTCGTCGGTGAACCCGCCTCTGAAAAGACGTCTCCAACGGAACCAATTCAAACCAAGGGAGAAGCCTCCATGATTCAAGTCGGTAAACAAGCCCCGGATTTCACGGCCCCGGCCTACATGAATGGAGATTTCGGAGTTGTTCAACTCTCTGAATACCTCGGCAAATGGGTCGTTCTTTGCTTCTATCCGGGCGACTTCACCTTTGTCTGAGCAACAGAAATTTCGGCGGTCGCCGAAAAGAACGACGAATTCGAAAAGCTCGACGCCCAGGTCCTTTCCATGAGCACCGATTCCATGTTCGTCCACAAAATGTGGGTGGACCATGAGCTGTCAAAAATGGTCACCTCAAGGACCATCCCATTCCCGATGCTCTCTGACGCCGGCGGCAACGTCGGTTCCATCTATGGGGTATACGATGAAAACGCGGGCGTTGACGTCCGAGGACGTTTTCTTATCGACCCGGATGGCATTGTGCAGGCTTACGAAATGCTGACTCCGCCAGTTGGCCGCAACGTCAGTGAAACCCTGCGCCAGATTCAGGCGTTTCAACTGGTCCGTGAAAGCAAGGGGACACAGGCAACTCCGTCCGGCTGGAAACCGGGCAAGGCAGTCCTCACCCCCGGCCCAAACCTTGTCGGCAAGGTTTGGGAAGAATGGAAAGTGTCTCAAGCCTTCGAATAA
- a CDS encoding MetS family NSS transporter small subunit yields MTTSAIVMMILGLGITWGGAAFCMRLAMSKREK; encoded by the coding sequence ATGACTACATCTGCAATCGTCATGATGATTCTCGGTCTCGGCATCACTTGGGGCGGCGCAGCTTTCTGCATGCGTCTCGCCATGAGCAAGCGCGAGAAATAG
- a CDS encoding sodium-dependent transporter codes for MAQREQWGSRAGFILAAVGSAIGLGNIWRFPYMAYENGGGAFLIPYIFALITAGIPFMIMEFGMGHKYRGSAPKVFSSLGSRWEWIGWMQVIVALIISIYYIAVIGWTFNYTGFALNQSWGTDPKGFFFGEYLGLTGSPLELGGIRWSILGACTLAWGITWLACTSGIRKGIERACKILIPLLFLLVLVLIVRVVTLPGATTGLNFLFQPDFSKLTDFGVWADAYGQIFFSLSLGFAIMLAYSSYLPEKSDINNNAAMTVFINCGFSMLAGVMIFAVLGHMAHETGQSVSDVAGAGVGLAFITIPAAINTMPAPVFIGTLFFVCLSMAGVSSHISIVEAVCSSFIDKFGWSRKATVSAVCGFGFAVTIVFCTGGGLLILDIVDHFINNICILGLALLEIMLLSYVIKLDDLQKHVNATSDFTVGGLWKACLSIITVLVLGYTFIMNLITDFGTPYGGYKVQDLVALGWSLVPVSFVIAVWLNKKQPAPGFINKK; via the coding sequence ATGGCACAGCGTGAACAATGGGGTTCCCGCGCCGGGTTTATTCTGGCAGCGGTGGGCTCCGCAATTGGTCTGGGCAACATCTGGCGTTTCCCCTACATGGCATACGAGAACGGCGGCGGCGCCTTCCTCATCCCCTACATCTTCGCCCTTATCACCGCGGGCATCCCCTTCATGATCATGGAATTCGGCATGGGTCACAAGTACAGGGGATCCGCACCCAAGGTATTCAGCTCTCTCGGTTCCCGCTGGGAATGGATCGGCTGGATGCAGGTCATAGTCGCGCTGATCATTTCCATTTACTATATCGCAGTCATCGGATGGACCTTCAACTATACTGGATTCGCCCTGAATCAGTCATGGGGCACCGATCCCAAAGGCTTCTTCTTTGGTGAATACCTCGGCCTGACCGGTTCCCCGCTGGAACTGGGCGGCATCCGCTGGTCCATTCTCGGAGCGTGCACCCTTGCATGGGGTATAACATGGCTCGCCTGCACCTCGGGTATCCGCAAAGGCATCGAACGCGCATGCAAGATTCTCATCCCGCTGCTGTTCCTCCTCGTGCTGGTACTCATCGTCCGCGTTGTGACCCTTCCCGGCGCAACCACTGGCTTGAACTTCCTGTTCCAGCCTGATTTCAGCAAGCTGACCGACTTCGGTGTCTGGGCTGACGCATACGGCCAGATATTCTTCTCCCTGTCCCTCGGCTTCGCCATCATGCTGGCATACTCCAGTTACCTGCCTGAAAAATCCGACATCAACAACAACGCGGCAATGACCGTCTTCATCAACTGCGGCTTCTCCATGCTCGCAGGCGTGATGATCTTCGCGGTTCTCGGCCACATGGCTCATGAGACCGGACAGTCCGTCAGTGACGTTGCCGGCGCAGGTGTGGGCCTCGCGTTCATCACTATCCCGGCGGCCATCAATACCATGCCCGCCCCGGTCTTCATCGGCACACTGTTCTTTGTCTGCCTGAGCATGGCTGGTGTCAGCTCCCACATCTCCATCGTGGAAGCCGTCTGCTCCTCCTTCATCGACAAGTTCGGCTGGAGCCGCAAGGCAACCGTTTCCGCAGTCTGTGGCTTCGGCTTTGCCGTGACCATCGTCTTCTGCACCGGCGGCGGCCTGCTGATCCTCGACATCGTGGACCACTTCATCAACAACATCTGCATCCTCGGCCTTGCTCTCCTCGAGATCATGCTGCTGAGCTACGTGATCAAGCTGGACGACCTCCAGAAGCACGTCAACGCAACTTCCGACTTCACCGTCGGCGGGCTGTGGAAAGCATGCCTGAGCATCATCACAGTGCTGGTTCTCGGTTACACCTTCATCATGAACCTGATCACCGACTTCGGCACTCCCTACGGCGGTTACAAGGTTCAGGATCTCGTGGCTCTGGGCTGGTCCCTGGTCCCGGTCTCCTTCGTCATCGCCGTCTGGCTGAACAAGAAGCAGCCCGCACCCGGCTTCATCAACAAGAAATAG
- a CDS encoding class II fructose-bisphosphate aldolase, with product MSQDTFKKALAVGRPPNVVQNFPNSQALIVSGKVIDRAMIEKGQAMTIAANGRNIFIIEGALKAAQRANAAIIIEIARSEATYCPTTLWNIARRVDYLCNKLGITIPVAVHADHYFMKKWEDVAVAKAEIPSLFDAGVTSIALDASHMTDDLNLLANIEVSSSIPSWAGYETEIGEIKGSFGLSTPVEAEFLCQGLNAHGLCPDWIALNNGTTHGIEASGTGIQVGLTGEIHKALAPYGTSGAQHGTSGNDSNRLREIAAQTQTTKANVATALQMIAWGVRVNDFGNAIMTDGDRFDKVVGEGLTEELWAEMVDYADANGITGGNYKKLNLPFERRWQGQDAGTRQRMVDAVEDFVHHLLTEVFNATDTADIANDIILRAGSYDLGPKVEKFVDAAEWTEEKIKARAAEIDTDKGPEGDFDD from the coding sequence ATGTCCCAGGATACATTCAAAAAGGCTCTCGCCGTCGGTCGACCGCCGAACGTCGTTCAAAATTTCCCCAATTCCCAAGCACTCATCGTCAGCGGTAAAGTCATTGACCGCGCCATGATCGAAAAAGGTCAGGCAATGACCATCGCTGCCAACGGTCGCAACATCTTCATCATCGAAGGAGCGCTCAAGGCAGCACAGCGCGCCAATGCCGCCATCATCATTGAAATCGCACGCAGTGAAGCCACCTACTGCCCGACCACTCTCTGGAACATCGCCCGCCGCGTTGACTACCTCTGCAACAAGCTCGGCATCACCATCCCGGTCGCCGTCCACGCAGACCACTATTTCATGAAAAAATGGGAAGACGTCGCCGTAGCCAAGGCTGAAATCCCCTCCCTTTTCGACGCAGGCGTCACGTCCATCGCCCTTGACGCATCGCACATGACGGATGATCTCAACCTCCTCGCCAACATTGAAGTTTCTTCCTCCATCCCCTCATGGGCCGGATATGAAACGGAAATCGGCGAGATCAAGGGTTCCTTCGGTCTCTCCACCCCGGTGGAAGCCGAATTCCTCTGTCAGGGTCTCAACGCCCACGGCCTCTGCCCGGACTGGATCGCCCTCAACAACGGCACCACCCACGGCATCGAAGCCTCAGGCACCGGCATTCAGGTCGGCCTTACCGGCGAAATCCACAAGGCTCTCGCCCCCTACGGCACCTCTGGAGCACAGCACGGCACGTCCGGCAACGACTCCAACCGCCTCCGTGAAATTGCCGCCCAGACCCAGACCACCAAGGCAAACGTCGCCACGGCCCTCCAGATGATCGCATGGGGCGTCCGCGTCAACGACTTCGGCAACGCCATCATGACCGACGGAGACCGCTTCGACAAAGTCGTGGGCGAAGGATTGACTGAAGAACTCTGGGCCGAAATGGTCGATTACGCCGATGCCAACGGCATCACCGGCGGCAACTACAAGAAGCTCAACCTGCCCTTCGAACGCCGCTGGCAGGGACAGGATGCCGGAACCCGTCAGCGCATGGTCGACGCGGTCGAAGACTTTGTCCACCATCTGCTCACCGAGGTCTTCAACGCCACCGACACCGCAGACATCGCCAACGACATCATCCTTCGCGCCGGTTCCTACGATCTCGGCCCCAAGGTTGAGAAATTCGTTGATGCCGCTGAATGGACCGAAGAAAAGATCAAGGCCCGCGCTGCCGAGATCGACACGGACAAGGGACCCGAAGGCGACTTCGACGACTAA
- a CDS encoding phage regulatory CII family protein — protein sequence MFEKNLTKKMQDVVLEGRVSAKEVCREIKKPYSTLLRELNPFDTHAKLGAETMFEIVKATHNVSILEFMARELGYTLMPVDSAEPARPRKSRTSERVRRQAATM from the coding sequence ATGTTTGAGAAGAACCTGACCAAGAAGATGCAGGATGTGGTTCTGGAAGGACGCGTCTCCGCCAAGGAGGTGTGTCGTGAAATCAAGAAGCCGTACTCGACACTGCTTCGCGAACTCAACCCTTTTGACACGCATGCCAAGCTCGGCGCGGAAACCATGTTCGAGATCGTCAAGGCGACACACAACGTCTCCATTCTCGAATTCATGGCCCGCGAACTCGGGTACACGCTCATGCCGGTGGACAGCGCCGAACCGGCCCGTCCGCGCAAGAGCCGGACCAGCGAGCGCGTGCGGCGTCAGGCTGCCACCATGTAG
- a CDS encoding ATP-binding protein, producing the protein MPALTAPAVLDSLPLVRDYVMSRAHEAGVPDQVLSRLDLVIEEVFVNVTNHAYENGKGDVEIECAPSEHKFCCTIRDTGSPFNPLDTPQPAKDQDIDQRPIGGLGLFFVSEMTDDRSYERKDDSNELTLCFFF; encoded by the coding sequence ATGCCCGCCCTGACCGCTCCGGCCGTTCTGGACAGCCTGCCTCTGGTCCGTGACTATGTCATGTCACGGGCTCACGAGGCCGGGGTCCCGGACCAAGTCCTGTCCCGCCTCGACCTCGTGATCGAGGAAGTCTTCGTGAACGTCACCAACCACGCTTATGAGAATGGCAAGGGTGACGTTGAAATCGAATGCGCTCCATCAGAACACAAATTCTGCTGCACGATCAGGGACACAGGCAGCCCGTTCAATCCCCTGGACACGCCGCAACCGGCAAAAGACCAGGACATCGACCAACGCCCCATTGGCGGCCTCGGTCTGTTTTTCGTCTCGGAAATGACCGACGACCGTTCATATGAACGAAAAGACGACTCCAACGAGTTGACTCTCTGCTTCTTTTTCTGA
- a CDS encoding STAS domain-containing protein, producing the protein MEFTNTKNGDKLVVAVAGRLDAVTAPEFDTQCKSWLNDGENKIIADLSNLEYISSAGLRSILSAAKQLKTAKGEITFCGLNGMVEEVFTVSGFASMFAMYPTLDDALAG; encoded by the coding sequence GTGGAATTTACGAATACGAAGAATGGCGACAAGCTCGTTGTCGCGGTTGCGGGCCGCCTGGATGCTGTCACGGCCCCGGAATTCGATACCCAGTGCAAATCCTGGCTCAACGATGGCGAGAACAAGATCATCGCTGACCTGAGCAATCTGGAATACATCAGTTCCGCAGGTCTGCGTTCCATTCTGTCTGCGGCAAAACAACTCAAGACCGCCAAAGGCGAGATTACCTTCTGCGGTCTCAACGGCATGGTCGAAGAGGTGTTCACCGTCTCCGGTTTCGCCTCCATGTTCGCCATGTACCCTACTCTCGACGACGCTCTCGCCGGTTAG